A genomic region of Methanothermobacter sp. CaT2 contains the following coding sequences:
- a CDS encoding M48 family metallopeptidase has translation MIKEFVIGTELAPAYYGDLLEFIRRYYLMPGDFDEIRRDGLRLVFRAWRDEGIIYGEIIAGENLKLILEYPAELGEWAEAIYEDIFTSIQAFEDMMRQHTVYFAWVEGEDIIPERPPTGRGMASKGIFGSSMLLVYVLFFGVNIILFIILGFYAVIAILLMQLGIILLSDRIYAGMGEWVITPENPSVHIIQFQLPEDEFKFFIDKMGNEAILKIKREIYRLSLAENRPPTCEDARGVLERYGFRCNPLYERSRTVNLYSIIEDAAGAFGIPVPRIVLSNTMIANAAATGPSPRRGLVLVTTGLLVQLTDEEVLAVIGHEMGHLVGRDPIILFSIVSAEFVMRLTVLLPVVLVSPLLYIIIAMGIIFFVAKFFEARADLLSAMIIGKPEVLARALRKIGYQKLALEKSGSQRISGWTAWDPHPPIYFRIKRLETLRDYENVKSPLIRSAVDVVRGFRDSLRQFF, from the coding sequence ATGATAAAGGAATTTGTTATAGGAACCGAGCTTGCACCGGCATATTACGGGGATCTCCTTGAATTCATCCGGCGCTACTATCTCATGCCCGGTGACTTCGATGAAATAAGAAGAGATGGCCTGAGGCTTGTTTTCAGGGCATGGAGGGATGAGGGAATAATATATGGTGAGATAATCGCCGGCGAAAACCTCAAACTGATCCTCGAATACCCTGCGGAACTCGGGGAATGGGCAGAGGCCATATATGAGGACATATTCACATCCATCCAGGCATTTGAGGATATGATGAGGCAGCACACAGTGTACTTTGCCTGGGTGGAGGGGGAGGATATAATCCCTGAAAGGCCCCCGACAGGGAGGGGGATGGCATCAAAGGGCATATTCGGAAGCAGCATGCTCCTTGTCTATGTGCTCTTCTTTGGTGTCAACATAATCCTATTCATCATTCTGGGGTTCTATGCAGTTATAGCGATCCTCCTCATGCAGCTCGGTATAATACTCCTCTCAGACCGCATATATGCCGGGATGGGTGAATGGGTTATAACCCCAGAAAACCCCAGCGTACACATAATCCAGTTCCAGCTCCCTGAAGACGAATTCAAATTCTTCATAGATAAGATGGGTAATGAAGCGATCCTGAAAATCAAACGTGAAATTTACAGGCTTTCCCTTGCAGAGAATAGGCCTCCCACATGTGAGGATGCACGGGGAGTCCTTGAAAGGTACGGCTTCAGGTGCAATCCACTCTATGAGAGGTCAAGGACCGTTAACCTTTACTCCATAATTGAAGATGCTGCCGGGGCATTCGGGATACCGGTACCCAGGATTGTTCTCTCCAACACCATGATAGCAAACGCCGCTGCAACGGGTCCAAGTCCCCGCAGAGGGCTGGTACTTGTAACAACGGGGCTCCTGGTCCAGTTAACCGATGAGGAGGTGCTTGCGGTTATAGGCCATGAAATGGGGCACCTTGTCGGGAGGGACCCCATAATACTTTTCAGCATAGTGTCTGCCGAGTTTGTAATGAGACTCACGGTATTACTGCCGGTTGTGCTGGTTTCCCCGCTTCTCTACATAATCATTGCAATGGGTATAATATTCTTTGTGGCCAAGTTCTTTGAGGCAAGGGCTGACCTCCTATCTGCAATGATTATAGGAAAACCGGAGGTCCTTGCGAGGGCCCTCAGGAAAATAGGTTACCAGAAACTGGCACTTGAGAAGTCAGGCTCCCAGAGGATATCCGGGTGGACGGCCTGGGACCCCCACCCCCCCATATACTTCAGGATAAAGCGGCTTGAAACTCTGAGGGATTATGAGAACGTGAAAAGTCCCCTCATCAGATCAGCGGTTGATGTGGTAAGAGGATTCAGGGACTCTCTAAGGCAGTTTTTTTAG
- a CDS encoding MoxR family ATPase, giving the protein MKPSEKLDEIDSSLRGVGYVPDREILITLFLALELGKPILVEGPPGTGKTMLARKTAEALGREFFRIQCYEGITFEQIVGEWNYQKQLLSLERSRISGSPEDVFTEDYFIKRPLLSAFINEKPSLILIDEIDKADEEVESFLLQALGEKQITVNDLGTFDLRNDILVFLTSNSQRNLLDETRDRCLYIHIDYPDPEREMEIVRAHVPSAPATLVQETVMFINRIRKLGVIKKPSIRATVDWLRTLMALGKEHIDRETAEETLGVVIKNRADEGKVRGLVESLDES; this is encoded by the coding sequence ATGAAACCATCAGAAAAACTGGATGAGATTGACTCATCACTGAGGGGGGTGGGCTACGTACCAGACAGGGAGATCCTGATAACACTCTTCCTGGCACTGGAACTTGGAAAGCCCATCCTTGTGGAGGGCCCCCCAGGCACAGGAAAGACAATGCTGGCCAGAAAGACAGCCGAGGCCCTTGGAAGGGAATTCTTCAGGATACAGTGCTATGAGGGCATAACATTCGAACAGATAGTCGGGGAATGGAACTACCAGAAGCAGCTTCTGAGCCTTGAAAGGTCCAGGATCAGCGGATCCCCAGAGGACGTCTTCACTGAGGATTACTTCATAAAGAGACCCCTCCTGTCAGCATTCATCAATGAGAAACCCTCACTCATCCTCATAGATGAAATAGATAAGGCCGACGAGGAAGTTGAGAGTTTTCTGCTTCAGGCACTTGGAGAAAAACAGATAACAGTCAATGACCTTGGAACCTTTGACCTCAGAAATGATATACTGGTCTTCCTCACATCCAACTCCCAGCGAAACCTACTGGATGAGACAAGGGACAGGTGCCTCTACATCCACATCGACTACCCGGACCCTGAACGTGAAATGGAGATTGTAAGGGCACACGTCCCCTCTGCACCTGCCACTCTTGTTCAGGAGACCGTCATGTTCATAAACCGGATAAGGAAACTGGGTGTCATAAAGAAGCCCTCAATAAGGGCAACAGTGGACTGGCTCCGAACCCTCATGGCCCTTGGAAAGGAACACATTGACAGGGAAACAGCTGAGGAGACCCTGGGTGTGGTTATAAAAAACAGGGCAGACGAGGGCAAGGTTCGGGGGCTTGTGGAATCCCTTGATGAGAGTTAA
- a CDS encoding ferredoxin, with translation MYRLELDRTMCISCGNCIENCPELFEFADDGVSSLVGVEISDLQVKEFDDPSCSEKAAANCPVMCIKLYSNGEEIT, from the coding sequence ATGTACAGGCTTGAACTCGATAGGACCATGTGTATATCATGCGGAAACTGTATCGAAAACTGCCCGGAACTCTTTGAATTCGCGGATGATGGTGTCTCATCCCTGGTGGGGGTTGAAATATCTGACCTCCAGGTTAAGGAATTTGATGACCCATCATGCAGCGAAAAGGCGGCAGCCAACTGTCCTGTCATGTGCATAAAGCTTTACAGTAATGGTGAGGAGATCACATAG
- a CDS encoding VWA domain-containing protein has translation MEKIILLSNILRDKGLPVSIRSTKDAFSAYKIFKNRPELREALFSVYVKDMRHSEDFMDAYNEVFGGLDEESDESSGSGKGERIRSSEEHTLGEVTEGINIEDLAEIQPEIPDIFDSRTDESQILDRDMSTLNTFDPEIFELCRRLGMKIANRRSRRLRRSKKMRPDIRRSIRKNMKHGGTIIELVRSEPRERKSQHIFLSDVSGSCDWISNWFFCIVYAAQKTFYRSRFFDFDSRVIETTHLLDEDDLYDAFRNLRESRIRNLMLHGTSNMYTAFSDFLENVNFTGKSCIVILSDCRDWAGPRKEGAPESAELVAEMSERARKVLILNPEPKKKWDVVDSCVSIYRDAGAAVKEVRTLRQLAEVIEGL, from the coding sequence ATGGAGAAAATAATTCTTCTTTCGAATATTTTAAGGGATAAGGGACTTCCTGTAAGTATAAGGAGCACCAAAGACGCATTTTCAGCCTATAAAATATTCAAAAACAGACCTGAGCTCAGGGAGGCCCTCTTTTCAGTTTATGTTAAGGACATGAGGCACTCAGAAGATTTCATGGACGCCTATAATGAAGTTTTCGGGGGTCTGGATGAAGAAAGTGATGAATCATCCGGTTCAGGGAAGGGTGAGAGGATCAGGTCTTCAGAGGAACATACCCTAGGTGAAGTCACAGAGGGCATCAATATTGAGGATTTGGCGGAAATTCAACCTGAAATCCCGGATATCTTTGACTCCAGAACCGATGAGAGCCAGATCCTTGACAGGGATATGTCCACCCTCAACACGTTCGACCCCGAGATATTTGAGCTCTGCCGCAGACTGGGAATGAAAATTGCCAATAGAAGATCCAGGAGGCTCCGCCGTTCAAAGAAGATGCGACCCGATATAAGGCGGAGCATAAGGAAGAACATGAAGCACGGGGGCACGATAATTGAACTCGTGAGGTCAGAGCCCAGGGAGAGAAAGAGCCAGCACATATTCCTGAGTGATGTGAGCGGTTCCTGTGACTGGATAAGCAACTGGTTCTTCTGCATAGTCTACGCGGCCCAGAAGACGTTCTACAGGTCACGTTTCTTTGACTTCGACAGCAGGGTCATTGAAACGACCCACCTACTTGATGAGGATGACCTCTACGATGCCTTCAGGAACCTCAGGGAGTCCAGAATAAGGAACCTCATGCTCCATGGGACATCAAACATGTACACAGCCTTCAGCGACTTTCTTGAAAATGTTAATTTCACAGGAAAGTCCTGTATAGTGATCCTCTCAGACTGCAGGGACTGGGCAGGGCCAAGGAAGGAGGGGGCCCCTGAAAGCGCTGAACTGGTGGCTGAAATGTCTGAGAGGGCAAGGAAGGTCCTCATACTGAACCCTGAACCAAAAAAGAAGTGGGACGTTGTTGACAGCTGTGTTTCAATTTACAGGGATGCCGGTGCAGCTGTGAAGGAGGTCAGGACCTTAAGGCAGCTGGCAGAGGTTATAGAGGGTCTCTGA
- a CDS encoding S1C family serine protease → MDAYSRAVMDASAAVSPSVVRVTTRSKSGSRAAGGGSGVIYTEKGHIITNSHVIHGAERIDVNLHTGEHHTAEVVGDDPHTDIAVIKIEPETELQVPEFADSSRVRVGQLALAIGNPFGFQFTVTAGVVSATGRSLRTMTGRLVDGVIQTDAALNSGNSGGPLVDFRGRVLGINTALIRPAQGLCFAIPSNTVREVADKLIKDGKIRRAHLGVSCQNIVIRDELREKLGLNSERGVMIASLQDGPARVAGMMRGDVIVAIDDEPVETVDDIHRILGEEKIDVECHVDVIRGSEVCKVQVRPSELQ, encoded by the coding sequence ATGGATGCATATTCAAGGGCCGTCATGGATGCCTCCGCGGCGGTGAGCCCCTCGGTTGTCAGGGTAACAACACGGTCAAAATCAGGAAGCAGAGCAGCAGGCGGGGGCTCAGGGGTCATCTATACAGAGAAAGGCCATATAATAACCAACAGCCACGTCATCCACGGGGCAGAGAGGATAGACGTGAACCTCCACACAGGGGAGCACCACACAGCAGAGGTTGTGGGTGATGACCCCCACACTGACATTGCAGTCATAAAAATTGAACCTGAAACAGAACTCCAGGTACCTGAATTCGCAGACTCCAGCAGGGTGAGGGTCGGTCAGCTCGCCCTTGCAATAGGCAACCCCTTTGGCTTCCAGTTCACTGTCACAGCAGGGGTGGTGAGTGCCACAGGAAGATCCCTCAGGACAATGACAGGAAGACTGGTTGATGGGGTCATACAGACCGACGCGGCACTCAACTCTGGAAACTCTGGCGGCCCACTGGTGGACTTCAGGGGGAGGGTACTTGGAATAAACACGGCACTCATAAGGCCGGCCCAGGGGCTCTGCTTCGCCATACCATCAAACACAGTCCGTGAGGTTGCAGATAAACTCATAAAGGACGGCAAAATAAGGAGGGCCCACCTGGGGGTTTCATGTCAGAACATAGTCATCAGGGATGAACTCAGGGAAAAACTCGGCTTGAATTCAGAGAGGGGCGTGATGATAGCATCACTCCAGGATGGCCCGGCAAGGGTCGCTGGAATGATGAGGGGCGATGTGATAGTGGCAATCGATGATGAGCCGGTGGAGACAGTGGACGACATCCACAGGATACTCGGTGAGGAAAAGATCGACGTGGAATGTCACGTGGATGTGATAAGGGGGTCAGAGGTCTGTAAAGTCCAGGTAAGGCCCTCAGAGCTCCAGTGA
- the nucS gene encoding endonuclease NucS translates to MKCRVSENPSRNEAYQLLEEGIRKRSLIVILACCSASYEGRARSSLGAGERLIVIKPDGTFMVHQDRKVDPVNWQPPRSRCRVYMKRGSLFLESIRRSPEERLEVELHEIHLISSYLPRDMHELTVSGHESDMGDMIIMHPHLIEPGFRPVAREYATSSGFIDILGKDENGSLMIIELKSRKAGVSAVKQLRRYVDEFRDDRVGVRGILVAPSITHDALEMLEDEGLEFREIEPPRELKSNRGVTLDNFL, encoded by the coding sequence ATGAAGTGCAGGGTATCTGAAAATCCATCCAGAAATGAGGCATACCAGCTGCTAGAGGAGGGTATAAGGAAGCGCTCTCTTATAGTGATACTTGCCTGCTGCAGTGCATCCTATGAGGGGCGTGCCAGGAGCAGCCTTGGTGCCGGTGAGAGGCTCATCGTTATAAAACCGGATGGAACATTCATGGTCCACCAGGACAGAAAGGTGGACCCTGTTAACTGGCAGCCCCCCAGATCAAGGTGCAGGGTCTACATGAAGCGTGGAAGCCTCTTTCTCGAAAGTATCAGGAGATCCCCTGAGGAGCGCCTTGAGGTTGAGCTCCATGAGATACACCTCATCTCCTCCTACCTTCCAAGGGATATGCATGAGCTCACCGTATCGGGCCATGAAAGCGACATGGGGGACATGATAATAATGCACCCCCATCTCATCGAGCCTGGTTTCAGACCCGTTGCCCGGGAATATGCCACCAGTTCCGGTTTCATTGATATTCTGGGTAAGGATGAGAATGGTTCGCTCATGATAATTGAACTTAAAAGCAGAAAGGCCGGTGTGAGTGCTGTTAAACAGCTCAGAAGATATGTGGATGAATTCAGGGATGACCGGGTGGGTGTGAGGGGCATTCTGGTGGCCCCATCAATAACCCATGATGCCCTGGAGATGCTGGAGGATGAGGGGCTGGAGTTCAGGGAGATCGAGCCCCCCAGGGAACTTAAATCAAACAGGGGGGTTACACTGGATAACTTCCTCTGA
- a CDS encoding carbon-nitrogen hydrolase family protein, translated as MGVPGLRVGICQMKVTERKEENIKKASEMIMEACNRGAELVVLPEMFTCPYDSELFPEYAEDENGETITAMRSLAAELGIHLVAGSIPERTPEGIYNTSFIIDDGGEVVARHRKVHLFDIDVEGEITFRESDTLIAGSSVTVTETGSAVIGVGICYDMRFPELSRMMALGGAEVLIFPGAFNMTTGPAHWKLLVRSRALDNQCYCVAVSPARNPRASYVAYGHSLVADPWGSVMVDAGSSECVLTANLNMEMVEKVRRELPLLRNRRPDVYRWREGADHE; from the coding sequence ATGGGGGTGCCCGGTCTGAGGGTTGGAATCTGTCAGATGAAGGTAACTGAGAGAAAGGAAGAAAACATCAAAAAGGCCTCTGAGATGATAATGGAAGCGTGCAACCGGGGTGCTGAACTTGTGGTCCTTCCTGAGATGTTCACATGCCCCTACGACTCTGAACTCTTCCCTGAATATGCAGAGGATGAGAATGGAGAGACCATAACCGCAATGAGATCCCTTGCAGCAGAACTGGGGATCCATCTTGTTGCAGGTTCAATTCCCGAGAGAACCCCGGAGGGAATATACAACACCTCCTTCATCATTGATGATGGTGGTGAAGTCGTGGCGAGGCACAGGAAGGTTCACCTCTTTGATATAGACGTGGAGGGTGAGATAACCTTCAGGGAATCCGACACTCTTATTGCGGGTAGCTCTGTGACCGTTACTGAAACAGGTTCTGCTGTGATCGGTGTTGGTATATGCTATGACATGCGCTTCCCTGAACTCTCAAGGATGATGGCCCTGGGGGGTGCGGAGGTTCTCATATTTCCCGGGGCATTCAACATGACAACCGGTCCAGCCCACTGGAAGCTCCTTGTGCGGTCGAGGGCCCTTGACAACCAGTGCTACTGTGTCGCAGTGTCCCCTGCAAGAAATCCCCGGGCATCCTATGTTGCATACGGTCACTCACTTGTCGCCGACCCATGGGGTTCGGTTATGGTTGATGCGGGTAGCTCAGAATGTGTTCTAACAGCCAACCTGAATATGGAAATGGTGGAGAAAGTGAGAAGGGAGCTTCCACTTCTAAGGAATCGGAGACCAGATGTTTACAGGTGGAGGGAGGGAGCTGATCATGAATAG
- a CDS encoding manganese efflux pump MntP family protein: protein MDLLSMVFVGIGLGMDTFSISVSRGLVSHESGINYALITAFSFGAFQAFMPVLGWISGIEIQSIVSTFAPWVAFTLLLLIGLKMIYESTMLEEEEFKFSYRELLLLSVATSIDAFAVGVSFALLNISIWLPIIIIGVITFFLSLAGSYLGEKIGHIFENRIEALGGVILILIGLRILLENNVL, encoded by the coding sequence ATGGATCTTCTATCGATGGTTTTCGTTGGAATTGGCCTGGGAATGGACACATTCAGCATATCAGTGAGCCGCGGTCTTGTGAGCCATGAATCAGGAATCAACTACGCCCTCATAACTGCATTCTCATTCGGGGCATTCCAGGCGTTCATGCCCGTCCTCGGATGGATATCCGGCATTGAAATCCAGAGCATCGTGTCAACCTTTGCGCCCTGGGTTGCATTTACACTCCTCCTTCTCATCGGCCTGAAAATGATATACGAGAGCACCATGCTTGAGGAGGAGGAATTCAAATTCAGTTACCGAGAACTCCTTTTGCTATCAGTTGCAACCAGCATAGACGCCTTTGCTGTGGGTGTCAGTTTTGCACTCCTTAACATATCAATATGGTTACCCATAATAATCATAGGAGTCATCACATTCTTCCTCTCCCTTGCGGGAAGCTATCTTGGAGAGAAGATAGGTCACATCTTTGAAAACCGTATAGAGGCACTGGGTGGTGTCATCCTCATCCTCATTGGTTTAAGGATACTCCTGGAGAACAACGTCCTCTGA